One Desulfatitalea tepidiphila genomic window, GCATGGGTCAAGTTATATTCGCCGTATCGAATGGTGCCGCGGGTGGGATGGTAAAACCCGGAAATGCAGTTGAGCAGACTGGTCTTGCCCGCACCGTTGGGACCGATGATCGAGGTGATCAATCCCGGCTGGATGGAGAGGTTGACTTCGGTCAGCGCGTGCAGTCCGCCGAAGGTGAGGGTCACGTTGGAAACAGTCAGAGGGTTCATAGATTGCCCGAGACAGTCATCAATTTTTAGGTTGTTTTTACTGGTGCGAACCGGCATTCGGATCAATTGGACTGGTGACTGTATTAAAACGCAGGGCTTGAAACATTGTCAAGTTGATAAAACAGCGGCAAAATAGTGGGCTTTTCCCGCTACTCGTCCATGGTCAGCAAGTGGGAGCGCAGGTTTACGGCGGTGCCGGCGAGCTTCAATTTCTTGCGGATATTGTGGCGGTGGTACAAAACCGTGTTTTTGGAAATGAACATCACCCCGGAGATTTCCTTGTTGGTCTTGCCCTCCTTGATCAGGTTGGCGATGCGGATCTCGGCCGGCGTCAGGCCTGCCATGCGGGCCGACAGCCGCTGCACGAACGGCGACACGATGTGGTTCAGATTGGACTCCAGGATGCGCATCAGGGTCTGCTGACGGGTACTCAGTCGGGTCTGCTGGATCTGTTCCAGATAGGGCAGCACCAGCTCCTTGACGTTGTTCATCACATTGTTGCCCAGCTCGTCCCTGTCTTCACTGCGTTGCTTGAGCAACACCCTCAGAGCCGTGTTGACCTCTTCCAGATGCTGGGATTGGGCCTGCAGATCGACCTCGCGCCGGCGCAAGGCCTTTTCGGCCCGCTTGCGATCTTCGACTTCCCGGCCCAGCTGCGCGTTGGCCAGGTTCAGCTCCCCGGTGCGCTCCTGCACCAGGGCTTCGAGCTGGTCCTGGTAATTGCGAAGTGCCCGTTCGGCCCTTTTGCGGTCGGATATGTCCCGCAGCGTGACGATATTGCCCACGTGATTGCCCGAATCGTCCATGTACAGGCAGGAACTGATTTGCACGTCGAGTATGCGGCCATCCTTGGTCATGCGCTGGGTCTCGAACAGCTTGATCGTCTGGCCGTGGAGCATGGCATCGATTGCGGCCCGCGTCTCGGGCCATGCCTCGGGGGGCACGAAATCGATCCGCTCCCCGAGTATCTCCTGGCGCGACATGCCGAACGTCTGCTCGAATGCCGGATTCACATAGGTGGCGGTCCCCTTCATGTTGTACACCACGATGGGATCGGGGGAGGATTCGAGGAAATTGCGGTAGCGCTGCTCGCTCTCCCGAATGCGCGCCTCTGCCTTTTGCCGCTCGCCCAGCTCGCGGCGCACCTCCATATAGAGCTCGGCCTTTTCAAGGGCCAGCAATGCCAATGCGGCAAAACGCTCGAGAAGCTGGACAGCTTCCGCGTCGAAGCGACGGTCCGGCGCCACATGGCCCAACCCGATGACACCGCGCACCCGCTTGTCGAACTTGAGCGGGATGCCCACCACGCAATGCAACCGGTCCAGCGAGTCATCAGGCAGACGATCG contains:
- a CDS encoding PAS domain S-box protein, which codes for MVEQTPYDRLTREMEALKAQSERLIAAEGAVQRHNEYLKALHETALGLIDKLDPQELLQTILERAVALAGTRHGFFYLREPDDEYMDMQVGMGFFSGQLGRRVHCGEGLGGKVWQSGRPLVVDDYQRWSDRLPDDSLDRLHCVVGIPLKFDKRVRGVIGLGHVAPDRRFDAEAVQLLERFAALALLALEKAELYMEVRRELGERQKAEARIRESEQRYRNFLESSPDPIVVYNMKGTATYVNPAFEQTFGMSRQEILGERIDFVPPEAWPETRAAIDAMLHGQTIKLFETQRMTKDGRILDVQISSCLYMDDSGNHVGNIVTLRDISDRKRAERALRNYQDQLEALVQERTGELNLANAQLGREVEDRKRAEKALRRREVDLQAQSQHLEEVNTALRVLLKQRSEDRDELGNNVMNNVKELVLPYLEQIQQTRLSTRQQTLMRILESNLNHIVSPFVQRLSARMAGLTPAEIRIANLIKEGKTNKEISGVMFISKNTVLYHRHNIRKKLKLAGTAVNLRSHLLTMDE